gagtctgtggcgcgcccctcaggcagggggagcgccggcaagagtctgtggctcacgctggcccgggttaCTGCCTGGTTCCTCCAGTTCCTCCGGGTACtcggcggctggcagtcctggtagcCCCAGTCCTTCCTCCAGATCAGGtttctcctggcccagggccttccctggctcagcagcagggtctggagggaacagccagcagcctgtgtctgtctccctccctggtgctgccctgaCTGGGctaagggccccgccctttgtacttcctgttctACCCCTCCCCTACCAGGGGGTGgagtaagcttggtctggccccgcccactcaggctgagagagtgGCTGTTTACCgtctggttcggagggaagccaccctggctccctacacccttggttaagtctaaggtgGAGATGAACTGGGCACGTCCCAGTTTttccaatagctcatctgtgtgtggcattggatagttgtctgggtgagttacagcatttagcttacggtagtccacacaaaactggatttccccatctggtttgggaaccagaAGCACTGGAGAGGCCCATGGACtctcagaggggcggattacacccatctgtaacatgtccttgatctccctttttattgctgttttggcttgaggagccattcggtaaggttgggctctaattgggcgagcatcaCCTGAGTCAATGGAGTGGTACGCCCGTTCTGtccgtcctggggtggctgaaaacaCTGGCGTGAAGCTGGTGCAGAGCTCCTGGGTTTGCTGTCGCTGCTTATGCCCAAGGGTGATGGAAAGGCTCATCTCTTCAAAACCACCGttgcttttcccttcatagtagactccTTCgggccactcagtgtcatctctctcctgggctgtaaactggagaACATTGATCTCTcgggaataaaagggctttagagaattaacaagGTATACTTTaggtcaggggtctcaaagtcccagccCGTGAGCCATCTGCGCCCTGAGAACGTCCCCACTGCAGCCCGCGGAGGAGAGACGAATGCAGACACGCTGCCGGCAATGTCTGCGGCAGGtgccgccccccacagctcccattggctgggggagagggacagagataccgtCACTAGTcaccgggcagagtcagccatggagggagcgtcacttttttccacaatgaatataaacaagtcaaaataccgaacacaactatctgatgcccaccttgctgcaatcctgaaggtttcaactgctcagtcactgaggcaaaacatagaatcatagaataacagagttggaagggaactctggaggccatctagtccaaccccctgcccagagcaggaccaatcccaactaaatcatcccagccagggctttgtcaagcctgaccttaaaaacctccaaggaaggggattccaccacctcccgaggtaacgcattccagtgtgtcaccaccctcctagtgaaaaagtttttcctaatatccaacctaaatctcccccactgcaacttgagaccattactccttgtcctgtcatctgctatcactgagaacagtctagagccatcctctttggatccacctttcaggtagttaaaagcagctatcaaatcccccctcattcttctcttccgtagactaaacaatcccagttccctcagcctctcctcataagtcatgtgttccagacccctaatcatttttgttgcccttcactggactctctccaatttctccacatccttgtagtgtggggcccaaaactggacacagtactccagatgaggcctcaccaatatcaaatagaggggaacgatcacgtccctcgatctgccggcaatgcccctacttatacatcccaaaatgccattggccttcttggcaacaagggcacacagttgactcatatccagcttctcgtccactgtcacccctaggtccttctctgcagaactgctgcctagccattcagtccctagtctgtagcagtgcattggattcttctgtcctaagtgcaggactctgcacttgtccttgttgaacctcatcagatttcttttggcccaatcctccaatttgtctaggtccagcgtatctaccactcctcccagtttagtgtcatccgcaaacttgctgagggtgcaatccacaccatcct
The window above is part of the Natator depressus isolate rNatDep1 chromosome 14, rNatDep2.hap1, whole genome shotgun sequence genome. Proteins encoded here:
- the LOC141998741 gene encoding uncharacterized protein LOC141998741, encoding MYLGSELSCKEASASCWELLRGKTVFTAQERDDTEWPEGVYYEGKSNGGFEEMSLSITLGHKQRQQTQELCTSFTPVFSATPGRTERAYHSIDSGDARPIRAQPYRMAPQAKTAIKREIKDMLQMGVIRPSESPWASPVLLVPKPDGEIQFCVDYRKLNAVTHPDNYPMPHTDELLEKLGRAQFISTLDLTKGVGSQGGFPPNQTVNSHSLSLSGRGQTKLTPPPGRGGVEQEVQRAGPLAQSGQHQGGRQTQAAGCSLQTLLLSQGRPWARRNLIWRKDWGYQDCQPPSTRRNWRNQAVTRASVSHRLLPALPLPEGRATDSCRRSPCLRGAPQTLAGAPPA